A portion of the Flavobacterium limnophilum genome contains these proteins:
- a CDS encoding DegT/DnrJ/EryC1/StrS family aminotransferase — translation MKKLQMVDLKSQYDKIKDVVNTSIQEVLDTNTYINGPQVHQFQKNLEEYLDVKHVIPCANGTDALQIAMMGLDLKPGDEVITADFTFAATVEVIALLQLTPVLVDVDLFNMNISIEAIKKAITPKTKAIVPVHLFGRAANMEAIMAIAKEHNLYVIEDNAQAIGANCKFSDGTKKKAGTIGNVGSTSFFPSKNLGCYGDGGAIFTNDDVLAHKIRGIVNHGMYERYHHDVVGVNSRLDSIQAAVLNAKLPLLDEYNAARQNAARKYTAAFEGNKNIIAPSICEICDCHVFHQYVLRIIDADRDALMQHLLDKGIPCAIYYPIPLHSQKAYLDSRYKEEDFPVTNQLAKEVIALPMHTELDDEQIKFITDSVLEFLK, via the coding sequence ATGAAAAAATTGCAAATGGTTGACTTGAAAAGTCAATATGATAAAATAAAAGATGTAGTAAATACTTCAATCCAAGAAGTTCTTGACACCAACACTTACATTAACGGACCACAAGTTCACCAATTCCAAAAAAACCTAGAAGAATATCTCGACGTAAAACACGTAATTCCTTGTGCCAACGGAACCGATGCCTTGCAAATTGCCATGATGGGATTGGATTTAAAACCAGGTGACGAAGTTATTACCGCCGATTTCACCTTTGCTGCAACGGTTGAAGTAATCGCTTTGTTGCAACTCACTCCGGTTTTGGTCGATGTTGATTTGTTTAACATGAATATTTCTATCGAAGCCATCAAGAAAGCGATTACGCCAAAAACCAAAGCCATTGTGCCAGTACATTTGTTTGGTCGTGCTGCCAATATGGAAGCGATTATGGCTATTGCCAAAGAACATAACTTGTATGTAATTGAAGACAATGCACAAGCTATTGGAGCCAATTGCAAGTTTTCAGATGGAACCAAAAAGAAAGCCGGAACTATTGGAAATGTTGGCTCAACCTCATTTTTTCCATCTAAAAATCTAGGATGTTATGGCGATGGTGGAGCTATTTTTACCAACGACGATGTTTTGGCACACAAAATTAGAGGAATCGTAAACCACGGAATGTACGAGCGTTACCATCACGATGTGGTTGGCGTAAATTCAAGATTGGACAGTATTCAAGCAGCAGTTTTGAATGCTAAATTACCTTTGTTGGACGAATACAATGCAGCGCGTCAAAATGCTGCCAGAAAATATACAGCAGCTTTTGAAGGCAACAAAAATATCATTGCTCCAAGTATTTGCGAGATATGTGATTGCCACGTTTTTCATCAATATGTATTGCGAATTATCGATGCTGACCGAGATGCATTGATGCAACACTTGCTGGACAAAGGAATTCCTTGTGCGATTTATTATCCAATTCCATTGCATTCACAAAAAGCGTATTTGGATTCTCGTTACAAAGAAGAAGATTTTCCAGTAACCAACCAATTGGCAAAAGAAGTGATTGCCTTGCCAATGCACACTGAATTAGACGATGAGCAAATCAAATTCATAACGGATTCCGTTCTAGAATTTTTAAAATAA
- a CDS encoding 3-deoxy-D-manno-octulosonic acid transferase: MLFLYNIIVQIANFSLKIIASFSPKIKLFIDGRKPVFDILATKIKSTDKTIWFHAASLGEYEQGLPVIEKIKEKYPSHKIVISFFSPSGYEVRKNNTVADVTVYLPLDTKKNAQQFLKLLHPEMVFFIKYEYWPNYLNELQKLKTPTYLISGIFRENQMFFKWYGGFYRKALETFTYFFVQNESSKNLLLQLDKTNVAVSGDTRFDRVAAILEKDNSLDFIETFKNETLTIVVGSSWPKDESLLVDYINQTSEKVKFIIAPHNIKAEQIQELKNSISKKVVLFSEKETKNLADFDVFIIDTIGILTKIYSYADIAYVGGGFGNPGVHNILEPATFGVPIVIGPNFRHFAEATALVNMDGCISISDKNSLFDAFSNLITNDDIRHEKGHICSTFVQMNKGATAIIMKNIS, translated from the coding sequence ATGCTTTTTCTCTACAACATAATTGTTCAAATTGCGAATTTTTCATTGAAAATCATCGCTAGCTTCAGCCCAAAAATCAAACTTTTTATCGACGGTCGAAAACCTGTTTTTGATATTTTGGCAACAAAAATCAAATCAACCGACAAAACCATTTGGTTTCACGCCGCTTCGCTTGGCGAATATGAGCAAGGTTTGCCAGTTATCGAAAAAATTAAAGAAAAATATCCCAGTCATAAAATCGTGATTTCTTTTTTCTCTCCTTCTGGTTATGAAGTCCGAAAAAACAACACCGTTGCCGATGTCACAGTCTACCTGCCTTTGGACACCAAAAAAAATGCGCAACAATTTTTGAAACTGCTTCATCCCGAAATGGTGTTTTTTATCAAATACGAATATTGGCCGAATTATTTGAATGAACTCCAAAAACTGAAAACTCCGACCTATTTAATTTCGGGAATTTTCAGGGAAAACCAAATGTTCTTCAAATGGTATGGCGGATTTTACAGAAAAGCATTGGAAACTTTCACTTATTTTTTTGTACAAAATGAAAGTTCCAAAAATTTGTTATTGCAATTAGACAAAACCAATGTGGCCGTTTCTGGCGACACCCGTTTTGACCGAGTGGCCGCTATTTTGGAAAAAGACAATTCCCTTGATTTTATTGAGACGTTCAAAAACGAAACCTTGACCATTGTCGTGGGAAGTTCTTGGCCAAAAGACGAAAGTCTATTGGTTGATTACATCAATCAAACTTCCGAAAAAGTAAAGTTTATCATTGCTCCACACAACATCAAAGCCGAGCAAATTCAAGAATTGAAAAATTCAATTTCTAAAAAAGTCGTCTTGTTTTCAGAAAAAGAAACCAAAAATCTGGCAGATTTTGACGTCTTCATCATAGACACCATCGGGATTCTGACCAAGATTTATAGTTATGCCGATATTGCTTATGTTGGTGGCGGTTTTGGAAACCCAGGCGTTCACAATATACTTGAACCCGCAACGTTCGGCGTTCCGATTGTTATTGGCCCAAATTTCAGACATTTTGCAGAAGCTACGGCATTGGTAAACATGGATGGCTGTATTTCCATCTCGGACAAAAACAGTCTATTTGATGCTTTTTCCAATTTAATCACCAATGACGACATCCGACATGAAAAAGGACATATTTGCAGTACTTTCGTGCAAATGAACAAGGGAGCAACGGCTATTATCATGAAGAATATTTCATAA
- the mutS gene encoding DNA mismatch repair protein MutS: protein MSSKEKVVKETPLMKQYNEIKRKYPDACLLFRVGDFYETFGEDAVRASKILGITLTKRGAGSETETALAGFPHHSINTYLPKLVKAGLRVAICDQLEDPKMTKTIVKRGVTELVTPGVSMNDEVLQSKTNNFLAAIYFANKSIGISFLDVSTGEFLTAQGNAEYIDKLLQNFNPSEVLVPKNNKNDFRETFGDDFHSFYLEDWIYKEDYAFEILTKHFQTISLKGFGIEELKEGIIASGAILYYLSETQHNKVQHITAIQRIAEDAYVWMDRFTIRNLELYHSYNPNAVTLLDVIDKTLSPMGGRLLKRWLALPLKDASKIQSRHQVVSYLKENQEVLKNIQKQIKQISDLERLISKIAAGKVSPREVVYLKESLDAIIPIKNLALESPQEAVKVIGDSLHSCDLLREKIKTVLNQDAPVAVAKGNAIAKGINAELDELRAISTSGKEFLEGIEKRESERTGISSLKISFNNVFGYYIEVRNTHKDKVPTEWIRKQTLVSAERYITEELKEYETKILGAEEKIHKIEVELFEQLVNWIATYIKPVQMNANLVAQLDCLCSFTQLAIENKYVCPELDETFELEIKNGRHPVIEKQLPVGVPYIANDVFLDRETQQLIMITGPNMSGKSAILRQTALIVLLAQMGSFVPADSVRMGIIDKIFTRVGASDNISMGESTFMVEMNETASILNNISDRSLVLLDEIGRGTSTYDGISIAWAIAEFLHEHPSQPKTLFATHYHELNEMSESLPRIQNYNVSVKELKDTVLFIRKLVKGGSAHSFGIHVAKMAGMPQIVILKAQKLLKKLEKDHSSEALSGIKSAKDEMQMSFFNLDDPLLEEIKDEILSLDINTITPMEALMKLNEIKRMLTKK from the coding sequence TTGTCGTCAAAAGAAAAAGTAGTCAAGGAAACGCCTTTAATGAAGCAATACAACGAAATCAAAAGGAAATATCCTGATGCTTGTTTGTTGTTTAGAGTGGGAGATTTTTATGAAACATTTGGCGAAGATGCCGTTCGCGCTTCCAAAATTTTGGGGATAACATTGACCAAACGTGGCGCAGGTTCCGAGACTGAAACGGCATTGGCTGGTTTTCCGCATCATTCCATTAATACCTATTTGCCAAAACTGGTAAAAGCGGGACTTCGTGTGGCAATTTGTGACCAACTCGAAGATCCAAAAATGACCAAAACCATCGTGAAACGTGGTGTTACGGAATTAGTGACTCCAGGTGTTTCAATGAACGATGAGGTGTTGCAATCGAAGACCAATAATTTTTTGGCGGCTATTTATTTTGCCAATAAATCCATTGGCATTTCGTTTTTAGATGTTTCCACAGGCGAGTTTTTAACAGCCCAAGGGAATGCCGAGTATATAGACAAATTGTTGCAGAATTTCAATCCAAGTGAAGTTTTGGTTCCCAAAAACAATAAAAATGATTTTAGGGAAACTTTCGGGGATGATTTTCATAGTTTTTATTTGGAAGATTGGATTTATAAAGAAGATTATGCCTTTGAAATCCTGACTAAACATTTTCAAACCATTTCTCTCAAAGGATTTGGAATAGAAGAACTGAAAGAAGGAATCATTGCTTCGGGAGCGATTTTATATTATCTATCCGAAACGCAACACAATAAGGTACAACATATCACGGCGATTCAGCGCATTGCCGAAGATGCTTACGTTTGGATGGATCGATTTACGATTCGCAACCTCGAATTGTACCACAGCTACAACCCCAATGCAGTTACGCTTCTTGATGTGATTGATAAAACGCTTTCGCCAATGGGTGGTCGTTTGCTCAAACGTTGGTTGGCTTTACCTTTAAAAGATGCCAGTAAAATACAAAGCCGTCATCAAGTGGTTTCTTATTTGAAAGAGAATCAAGAAGTGTTAAAAAACATTCAAAAGCAAATCAAGCAAATTTCCGATTTGGAGCGTTTGATTTCGAAAATAGCAGCCGGAAAAGTATCGCCACGCGAAGTGGTTTATCTAAAAGAATCCTTGGATGCTATTATTCCAATAAAAAACTTGGCGTTGGAAAGTCCGCAAGAAGCCGTTAAAGTTATTGGCGACAGCCTGCACAGTTGCGATTTATTGCGCGAAAAAATTAAAACGGTATTGAATCAAGATGCGCCCGTGGCTGTTGCCAAAGGGAATGCCATTGCCAAGGGAATCAATGCAGAATTAGACGAATTGCGTGCTATATCCACTTCTGGAAAAGAATTCTTGGAAGGAATTGAAAAACGAGAATCAGAAAGAACAGGAATTTCCTCTTTGAAAATTTCCTTCAATAATGTTTTTGGGTATTATATCGAAGTTCGAAACACGCATAAAGACAAAGTGCCAACCGAGTGGATTCGGAAACAAACTTTGGTCAGTGCCGAGCGTTATATCACCGAGGAACTAAAAGAATACGAAACCAAAATCCTGGGTGCCGAAGAAAAAATCCATAAAATAGAAGTTGAATTGTTCGAGCAATTGGTCAATTGGATTGCAACTTACATCAAACCCGTTCAAATGAATGCCAATTTGGTAGCGCAACTGGATTGTTTGTGTTCTTTCACGCAATTGGCCATAGAAAATAAATACGTTTGTCCGGAACTCGACGAAACATTCGAACTGGAAATCAAAAACGGAAGGCATCCGGTTATCGAAAAACAATTGCCGGTAGGTGTACCTTATATTGCCAACGATGTTTTCTTGGATAGAGAAACGCAACAACTCATTATGATTACCGGACCGAATATGTCCGGAAAATCAGCTATTTTGCGTCAAACGGCTTTAATTGTGCTCTTGGCTCAAATGGGAAGTTTTGTTCCGGCAGATAGCGTAAGAATGGGGATTATTGATAAAATATTCACTAGGGTAGGAGCTTCTGATAATATTTCGATGGGAGAATCTACTTTTATGGTCGAAATGAACGAAACGGCTTCCATCTTGAACAATATTTCAGATCGAAGTTTGGTGTTGTTGGACGAAATTGGAAGAGGAACCAGTACGTATGACGGGATTTCCATCGCCTGGGCAATTGCCGAGTTTCTTCACGAACATCCGTCTCAACCTAAAACACTTTTCGCCACGCACTATCACGAGTTGAATGAAATGAGTGAATCCTTGCCTAGAATCCAGAATTATAATGTTTCGGTCAAAGAATTAAAAGATACGGTGCTTTTTATTCGAAAGCTGGTAAAAGGAGGAAGTGCCCACAGTTTTGGAATTCACGTGGCAAAAATGGCGGGAATGCCGCAAATCGTTATTCTGAAAGCGCAAAAGCTGTTGAAAAAATTAGAGAAAGACCATTCCAGCGAAGCGTTAAGCGGAATCAAATCGGCGAAGGACGAAATGCAGATGAGTTTCTTCAATCTTGACGACCCTTTGTTGGAAGAAATCAAAGACGAGATTTTGAGTCTCGACATCAACACGATTACCCCAATGGAAGCTTTGATGAAACTCAACGAAATCAAAAGAATGTTGACCAAAAAATAG
- a CDS encoding DUF1573 domain-containing protein, with translation MKKLITLSIALLAFSFSNAQETTKKTTKKTTKTATSALPKVEGAGMVFVSETIDYGTVAANSDGKREFVFTNNGNKPLIITNASGSCGCTVPTYSKEPIAPGAKGVIGVKYDTSRAGQPFTKTVTITSNAAGSPSKVLTIKGTVLAAAPATKS, from the coding sequence ATGAAAAAATTAATCACACTATCGATAGCACTTTTGGCATTTTCTTTTTCTAATGCTCAAGAAACCACAAAAAAAACCACAAAAAAAACAACAAAAACAGCTACATCCGCCTTACCTAAAGTAGAAGGAGCTGGAATGGTTTTTGTATCCGAGACTATTGATTATGGCACAGTTGCTGCAAATTCAGACGGAAAACGCGAATTTGTTTTTACCAACAATGGCAACAAACCGTTAATCATAACTAACGCCTCTGGTTCTTGTGGATGTACGGTTCCAACTTATTCAAAAGAGCCAATTGCTCCGGGCGCAAAAGGGGTTATTGGAGTGAAATATGACACTTCAAGAGCTGGACAACCGTTTACAAAAACAGTAACAATCACCTCAAATGCAGCAGGAAGCCCTTCAAAAGTACTTACTATAAAAGGTACTGTATTAGCAGCTGCTCCAGCAACAAAAAGCTAA
- a CDS encoding RNA methyltransferase, translating into MRKLENSELDRKSIEDFKQSEKTPIIIVLDDIRSLHNIGSVFRTADAFLVEKIVLCGITATPPNKEIHKTALGATETVAWEHAKDVLEVIKDLKQQNITVLAIEQVESATFLQDFTIAKDEKYALVFGNEVYGVSQDAVALCDGCIEIPQLGTKHSLNISVSTGIVVWDLFKKMKWNL; encoded by the coding sequence ATGAGAAAGTTAGAAAACAGCGAACTCGACCGAAAATCCATTGAGGATTTCAAACAATCCGAAAAAACTCCAATTATCATTGTTCTGGATGACATTCGCAGTTTGCACAATATCGGTTCAGTGTTTAGAACAGCCGATGCTTTTTTGGTTGAAAAAATAGTTTTGTGCGGTATCACGGCCACACCTCCCAACAAGGAAATTCACAAAACAGCTCTGGGCGCAACAGAAACTGTAGCTTGGGAACACGCAAAAGACGTTCTCGAAGTTATCAAAGATTTAAAACAACAGAATATTACTGTTCTTGCCATCGAGCAAGTGGAAAGTGCTACTTTTTTGCAAGATTTTACAATTGCAAAAGATGAAAAATACGCCTTGGTTTTCGGAAATGAAGTTTATGGCGTTTCGCAAGATGCTGTTGCATTGTGTGATGGCTGTATCGAAATTCCGCAATTGGGAACCAAACATTCGTTAAATATTTCGGTAAGTACTGGAATCGTGGTTTGGGATTTGTTCAAAAAAATGAAATGGAATTTGTAA